Proteins from one Staphylococcus sp. IVB6214 genomic window:
- a CDS encoding bifunctional 3-deoxy-7-phosphoheptulonate synthase/chorismate mutase: MTNKLEAYRAEIEEINDQILELLTKRGHLAQKIGEEKRKQSTVIYDPQREKEMLNTLIDKNQGPFNDNVIKQLFKEIFKASTDLQKSDNEKHLYVSRKLKPEDTIVQFNNGGLIGEGHKSFVFGPCSVESYEQVEAVAKDLHAKGEKFIRGGAFKPRTSPYDFQGLGEEGLKILKQIKDKYDLNVVSEIVHPNHFALADEYLDVFQIGARNMQNFELLKEAGRTNKPILLKRGLSATIEEFIYAAEYIAAQGNQNIILCERGIRTYEKATRNTLDISAVPILKQGTHLPVLVDVTHSTGRKDIMLPAAKAALAIGADGVMAEVHPEPSVALSDSGQQMDLNEFNAFYNEIKPLSEMYNEKKLK, from the coding sequence ATGACAAATAAATTAGAAGCATACAGAGCAGAGATTGAAGAAATCAATGATCAAATACTTGAGTTACTGACAAAACGAGGGCATTTAGCTCAAAAAATTGGTGAAGAGAAAAGAAAACAAAGTACCGTGATTTATGATCCGCAACGTGAAAAAGAAATGTTGAATACTTTGATTGATAAAAACCAAGGACCATTTAACGACAATGTTATTAAGCAGTTGTTTAAAGAAATCTTTAAAGCATCAACTGATTTACAAAAATCTGATAATGAAAAGCATTTATATGTTTCTCGTAAATTAAAACCAGAAGATACGATTGTGCAATTCAATAATGGAGGTTTAATTGGTGAAGGACACAAATCTTTCGTCTTCGGACCATGTTCTGTTGAATCTTATGAACAAGTGGAAGCAGTGGCTAAAGATTTACATGCAAAAGGCGAAAAGTTTATTCGCGGTGGTGCATTCAAACCTAGAACATCTCCATATGATTTCCAAGGTCTTGGTGAAGAAGGCTTAAAAATCTTGAAACAAATTAAAGATAAGTATGATTTAAATGTCGTTAGTGAGATTGTACATCCTAATCATTTTGCACTTGCAGATGAATATTTAGATGTCTTTCAAATCGGAGCACGTAATATGCAAAACTTTGAGCTGTTAAAAGAAGCAGGTCGCACAAATAAACCAATCTTATTGAAGCGTGGTTTAAGTGCAACGATTGAAGAATTTATTTATGCTGCAGAGTATATCGCTGCGCAAGGCAATCAAAATATTATTTTATGTGAACGTGGTATCAGAACCTATGAAAAAGCGACACGTAATACATTAGATATTTCAGCTGTGCCTATTTTAAAACAAGGCACACATCTTCCAGTACTTGTCGATGTGACACATAGTACAGGACGTAAAGACATTATGTTACCAGCAGCAAAAGCAGCGTTAGCAATCGGAGCAGATGGTGTGATGGCTGAAGTACATCCAGAACCTTCTGTTGCATTGAGTGATAGTGGCCAGCAGATGGATTTGAATGAATTTAATGCATTCTATAATGAAATCAAACCATTATCTGAAATGTACAATGAGAAGAAATTAAAATAA
- the ytpR gene encoding YtpR family tRNA-binding protein, protein MNLFYNPTGVGDVAFVQLEVVEGPFEYEKTNEIVTIKKDGHVVGFNIFNSVQSLDIQGTGHIKLTDDLLSKIQSVIKDAGINTELEVDLTPKFVVGYVQEKEKHPNADKLSVCKIDVGTEVLQIVCGAPNIEQGQKVVVAKVGAVMPSGMIIKDAELRGVPSSGMVCSMKELNLPNAPQEKGIMVLEDSYQVGQAFFEE, encoded by the coding sequence ATGAATTTATTTTATAATCCAACAGGTGTTGGCGATGTAGCATTCGTACAATTAGAAGTTGTAGAAGGACCATTTGAATACGAAAAGACAAATGAGATTGTTACAATTAAGAAGGACGGTCATGTTGTCGGTTTTAATATTTTCAATTCTGTACAATCACTTGATATCCAAGGAACAGGACATATCAAGTTGACAGATGATCTATTATCGAAAATTCAATCTGTTATTAAAGATGCAGGAATTAATACAGAATTAGAAGTTGATTTAACACCAAAATTTGTAGTGGGTTATGTACAAGAAAAAGAAAAACATCCAAATGCAGATAAGTTAAGTGTTTGTAAAATTGATGTTGGAACTGAAGTGTTACAAATTGTATGTGGTGCACCAAACATTGAACAAGGACAAAAAGTCGTTGTCGCAAAGGTCGGTGCAGTTATGCCGAGTGGTATGATTATAAAAGACGCTGAACTTCGTGGTGTGCCATCAAGTGGTATGGTTTGTTCGATGAAAGAACTCAATTTACCAAACGCACCACAAGAAAAAGGAATTATGGTTTTAGAAGATTCGTATCAAGTAGGACAAGCATTTTTTGAAGAATAA
- a CDS encoding DNA translocase FtsK — protein MSWFDKLFGEEDKSTTGRSRQNRSQHPTKKEESDGLIRQTNDIYQRPKGKFRFPIDMHDEAVRNDEANWEQTSAEKDDSNVTAQRPSYSLDRTQRRHRSNVRINHETVSTPKQQQSSYTPSSSGYQRRQNTTYRATGERDSVRNQEIRPSYHRPEFRASEVPSAIFGTKQPREIKNSGLKQPLQTQGDKREDRLGVDRRKASTHHTSYQKERVKKETPNYSKRDNTINIENIYASQIVEEIRREREKKALQKKRFKASLEQKRAAQQKEEGFDIQRAIDEMHAQQAKQLLGADYDANDVDELELEETSDVTEIKDSSLETQHSDEATEQYHYEEVDLSKYTSDDNKEVQQENQLDDVLESDGESHDELEESAPVNTHSEEVDESDTAIENESEHLSVPKKQAVSAPVLKPTVSKVDDEVAVTEDAADAHDTYESTPETDELDKGADQSLDEADDLSEKTSVEKETPTKPIRRHAKPFNVLMTPSDKKRHMERQKEAVNTVNRNQVAQTHTHDTTQQSSERVSSPEIVDTTSVQTKTEQDTAQGEKKIRRGPMIHLPSLDLLDAPEVHERDETWIAEKKQELNDAFYYFNVPAEVVNVIEGPSVTRFELSVEKGVKVSRITALQDDIKMALAAKDIRIEAPIPGTSLVGIEVPNQNPMKVNLRAIIESESFKNASSKLTVAMGNRINNEPLLMDIAKTPHALIAGATGSGKSVSINSILISLLYRNHPEELKLLLIDPKMVELAPYNDLPHLVAPVITDVKVATQSLKWAVDEMERRYKLFAQTHVRNITAFNKKVSYDQRIPKIVIVIDELADLMMMAPQEVEQSIARLAQKARACGIHMLVATQRPSVNVITGLIKANIPTRIAFMVSSSVDSRTILDSGGAERLLGYGDMLFLGGGMNKPIRVQGTFVSDEEIDRVVDAIKAQRGPEYLFQEQELLKKTEAPAKDELFYEVCEFMVREQNISTSLIQRHFQIGYNRAARIIDQLEQLGYISGANGSKPRDVYLTETELNEL, from the coding sequence ATGAGCTGGTTTGATAAATTATTTGGCGAAGAGGATAAGTCAACGACGGGTCGTTCACGCCAAAATCGTTCACAACACCCAACAAAAAAAGAAGAATCTGACGGTTTGATTCGTCAGACGAATGATATCTATCAACGACCGAAAGGAAAGTTTCGCTTTCCAATCGATATGCATGATGAAGCGGTACGAAATGATGAAGCGAATTGGGAACAGACATCTGCTGAAAAGGATGATAGTAATGTGACTGCACAACGACCTTCTTATTCGTTAGACAGAACACAAAGAAGACATCGCAGCAATGTACGTATTAATCATGAAACAGTGTCAACACCTAAACAGCAACAGTCATCATACACCCCATCGTCGTCAGGATATCAACGTCGTCAAAACACGACATATCGTGCTACTGGAGAACGAGATAGTGTGCGTAATCAAGAGATTCGCCCTTCATATCATCGACCTGAGTTCAGAGCATCGGAAGTTCCATCTGCGATATTTGGGACAAAGCAACCACGTGAGATTAAAAATAGCGGGCTAAAACAACCGTTACAGACTCAGGGAGATAAGCGTGAAGATCGGTTGGGAGTGGACAGACGAAAAGCATCAACCCATCACACATCATATCAGAAGGAACGTGTTAAAAAAGAGACGCCAAACTATTCCAAACGAGACAATACAATCAATATTGAAAATATTTATGCTTCTCAAATTGTAGAAGAGATTCGACGAGAGCGTGAGAAGAAAGCTTTACAGAAAAAACGCTTTAAAGCTTCATTGGAACAGAAGAGAGCAGCGCAACAAAAAGAAGAAGGTTTTGACATACAAAGAGCGATAGATGAAATGCATGCACAACAAGCGAAACAATTGTTGGGTGCAGATTATGATGCAAATGATGTCGATGAATTAGAACTGGAAGAAACGTCTGACGTAACAGAAATCAAGGATTCATCGCTTGAAACGCAACATTCGGATGAAGCTACTGAACAATATCACTATGAAGAAGTGGATTTATCTAAATACACATCGGATGATAATAAAGAAGTGCAACAAGAGAATCAGTTAGATGATGTGTTAGAGTCAGATGGTGAATCTCATGATGAATTGGAAGAATCGGCTCCGGTTAATACGCATTCTGAAGAAGTTGATGAAAGTGATACTGCGATAGAGAATGAATCAGAGCATTTATCTGTACCTAAGAAGCAAGCTGTCAGTGCACCTGTGTTGAAACCGACTGTGTCAAAAGTCGATGACGAAGTAGCGGTGACAGAAGATGCGGCAGACGCACACGATACCTATGAATCAACGCCTGAGACAGATGAATTAGATAAAGGGGCGGATCAATCATTAGACGAAGCGGATGATTTATCAGAAAAAACATCAGTGGAAAAAGAAACGCCTACAAAACCAATTCGTCGGCATGCGAAACCGTTCAATGTTTTGATGACACCATCAGACAAGAAAAGGCATATGGAACGTCAAAAAGAAGCGGTCAACACTGTGAACCGCAATCAAGTTGCACAAACACATACACATGATACGACACAACAAAGTTCTGAACGTGTATCTAGTCCAGAAATTGTTGATACGACTTCAGTTCAAACGAAAACAGAACAAGATACAGCGCAAGGAGAGAAAAAGATTCGTCGTGGTCCGATGATTCACTTGCCAAGTCTTGATCTATTAGATGCACCAGAAGTTCATGAACGTGACGAAACATGGATTGCCGAGAAGAAACAAGAGCTGAACGATGCGTTTTATTATTTTAACGTACCAGCAGAAGTAGTAAATGTTATCGAAGGGCCAAGTGTGACACGCTTTGAATTGTCAGTAGAAAAAGGTGTCAAAGTATCGCGTATTACAGCTTTACAAGATGATATTAAAATGGCGCTTGCTGCTAAAGATATCCGTATCGAAGCACCAATACCCGGTACGAGTCTTGTCGGAATTGAAGTACCGAATCAAAATCCGATGAAAGTTAACTTGCGTGCGATTATAGAATCAGAAAGTTTTAAAAATGCATCATCAAAACTTACTGTTGCGATGGGGAACCGCATTAATAACGAACCTTTATTAATGGATATCGCCAAAACACCGCATGCCTTGATTGCAGGGGCTACCGGTTCAGGGAAATCAGTATCTATTAATAGTATTTTGATTTCATTATTATATCGAAATCATCCTGAAGAACTGAAACTCTTATTAATCGACCCTAAAATGGTGGAATTAGCACCGTACAATGATTTGCCACATCTCGTAGCGCCAGTTATAACAGATGTCAAAGTTGCAACACAAAGTTTAAAATGGGCTGTTGATGAAATGGAAAGACGCTATAAGCTTTTTGCGCAAACTCATGTACGTAACATTACAGCGTTTAATAAAAAAGTAAGTTATGATCAGCGTATTCCTAAAATTGTTATCGTCATTGACGAATTAGCTGACTTAATGATGATGGCACCGCAAGAAGTTGAGCAATCAATTGCACGTCTTGCTCAAAAAGCACGTGCTTGTGGTATCCATATGTTAGTCGCAACGCAACGTCCATCTGTGAATGTTATAACAGGTCTCATAAAAGCAAATATTCCTACAAGAATTGCTTTTATGGTATCATCAAGTGTGGATTCAAGAACAATATTGGATAGCGGTGGCGCTGAACGATTACTTGGTTACGGGGATATGTTATTTCTCGGTGGCGGTATGAATAAGCCAATCCGAGTTCAAGGTACGTTTGTATCTGATGAGGAAATCGATCGCGTTGTAGATGCCATCAAGGCACAGCGTGGTCCTGAATACCTATTTCAAGAACAAGAGTTGTTGAAAAAAACGGAAGCACCTGCAAAAGATGAGCTTTTCTATGAAGTTTGTGAATTTATGGTACGTGAGCAAAATATCTCAACATCATTAATTCAACGACATTTTCAAATTGGATATAACCGAGCAGCACGCATTATTGATCAATTAGAACAATTAGGTTACATTTCTGGTGCAAATGGTTCAAAACCGAGAGATGTGTATCTAACAGAAACAGAATTAAATGAACTATAA
- the murC gene encoding UDP-N-acetylmuramate--L-alanine ligase: MTKYHFVGIKGSGMSSLAQILFDLGHEVQGSDIEQYVFTEIALKNKGITILPFTADNIKEGLTVVQGNAFADTHEEIARAHELGLKVIRYHDFLSEVANQYTSVAVTGAHGKTSTTGLLSHVMNGDKKTSFLIGDGTGMGLPQSEYFAFEACEYRRHFLSYAPDYAIITNIDFDHPDYFKDVHDVIDAFQGMAKNVKKALIAWGDDPYVKSINVDIPVYYYGFDGSMDVYAKNVKITDKGTEFDVYVKGEFYDHFVSPQYGDHTILNTLAVLTIVYLEQLDVDNIKDALITFGGVKRRFNETVVHQQVLVDDYAHHPREVSATIETARKKYPNKEVVAIFQPHTFSRTKAFLQEFADVLNLADQTYLCDIFGSIREDSGELTINDLLALVDNGQLIAESDVSVLKKHDNAVLLFMGAGDIQKVLKAYMEEVGIDPVF, translated from the coding sequence ATGACGAAATATCATTTTGTTGGTATTAAAGGATCTGGTATGAGTTCATTGGCTCAAATTTTGTTTGATTTAGGCCATGAAGTACAAGGTTCTGATATCGAACAGTATGTATTTACGGAAATCGCATTAAAAAACAAAGGGATTACGATTTTACCTTTCACAGCAGACAATATTAAAGAGGGGTTAACCGTAGTACAGGGGAATGCTTTCGCTGATACACATGAAGAAATCGCTCGAGCACATGAACTCGGACTTAAAGTAATACGGTACCATGACTTTCTAAGTGAAGTTGCTAACCAGTATACATCTGTTGCTGTAACAGGTGCACACGGTAAAACTTCAACGACAGGATTATTATCACATGTTATGAATGGAGATAAGAAAACATCATTTTTAATCGGTGATGGTACAGGAATGGGCTTGCCGCAAAGTGAATATTTTGCGTTTGAGGCTTGCGAATATCGTCGACATTTCTTAAGTTATGCACCAGACTATGCAATTATTACAAATATTGACTTTGATCATCCAGATTATTTCAAAGATGTTCATGATGTTATTGATGCCTTTCAAGGTATGGCGAAAAATGTCAAGAAGGCATTAATTGCTTGGGGAGATGACCCATATGTGAAGTCAATCAATGTGGATATACCTGTTTATTATTACGGTTTTGATGGATCAATGGATGTTTACGCAAAAAATGTTAAAATAACAGATAAAGGAACAGAATTCGACGTTTATGTAAAAGGAGAATTCTATGATCATTTCGTATCTCCGCAATATGGTGATCATACAATATTAAATACGCTAGCTGTCTTAACAATCGTATATTTAGAACAGTTAGATGTTGATAATATTAAAGATGCGCTTATTACATTTGGTGGTGTTAAACGTCGTTTCAATGAGACAGTTGTTCATCAACAAGTTCTTGTAGATGATTACGCACATCATCCGAGAGAAGTAAGTGCAACGATTGAGACAGCTAGAAAGAAGTATCCTAACAAAGAAGTGGTTGCGATATTTCAACCGCATACTTTCTCTAGAACGAAAGCATTTTTACAAGAATTTGCAGATGTCTTGAATCTTGCTGATCAAACATATTTATGTGATATTTTCGGATCAATTCGTGAAGACTCAGGGGAGTTAACGATTAATGATTTGTTAGCACTTGTTGACAATGGACAATTGATTGCTGAATCTGATGTATCTGTATTGAAGAAGCACGACAATGCAGTCTTATTATTTATGGGTGCAGGAGATATTCAAAAGGTTTTAAAAGCATATATGGAAGAAGTTGGGATTGACCCCGTTTTTTAA
- a CDS encoding DUF948 domain-containing protein: MEWILPIAGIIAAIAFLVLCIGIVAVLVSVKKNLDHVAKTLDGVEGQIQGITRESTDLLHKANRLTEDIQGKADSLNSVVAAVKGIGDSVQTLNGSVDRVTHSITHNISQNEDKISQVVQWSNVAMEIADKWQNRQNRRDHIAKK, from the coding sequence ATGGAATGGATTTTACCAATCGCAGGGATTATCGCAGCAATCGCATTTTTAGTTTTATGTATCGGCATTGTTGCAGTATTAGTATCTGTCAAAAAGAACTTAGATCATGTAGCAAAAACACTTGATGGTGTAGAAGGACAAATCCAAGGTATTACACGTGAGTCAACAGACTTATTACACAAAGCAAATCGTTTAACTGAGGATATCCAAGGTAAAGCAGACAGCTTAAACTCTGTTGTTGCAGCTGTTAAAGGTATCGGGGATTCAGTTCAAACATTAAATGGTTCAGTTGATCGTGTGACACATTCGATCACACACAATATTTCTCAAAATGAAGATAAGATTTCTCAAGTTGTACAATGGTCAAATGTTGCAATGGAAATTGCTGACAAGTGGCAAAACAGACAAAATCGTAGAGATCATATCGCGAAAAAATAA